The proteins below are encoded in one region of Chaetodon trifascialis isolate fChaTrf1 chromosome 11, fChaTrf1.hap1, whole genome shotgun sequence:
- the ss18 gene encoding protein SSXT isoform X1, protein MSVAFAPHRQRGKGDITPAGIQKLLDENNQLIQCIMDFQSKGKTAECSQYQQMLHRNLVYLATIADSNQNMQSLLPAPPTQNMPMGPGGMNQSGPPPQPPHGHNMPSEGMVSGGPPAPHMQNQMNGQMPGPNHMPMQGPGPGPNQPPNMPSGSMNMPPSSHGSMGGYNHTVPSSQGIPAQSQMNMTQGQPMGNYGPRPNMNMQPNQGPMMHQQPPSQQYNMPPGGAGQHYQGQQNPMGMMGQVNQGNHVMGQRPMPPYRPPQQGPPQQYPGQEDYYGDQYSHAGQGASEGNAQYGQQQEAYQQGPPQQQGYPPQQQYPGQQGYPPQQQAYGPSQSAPGQYPNYPQGQGQQYGAYRPPQPGPPQGQQQRPYGYDQGQYGNYQQ, encoded by the exons ATGTCGGTGGCGTTTGCACCTCACAGGCAGCGTGGGAAGGGTGATATAACACCCGCTGGAATACAAAAG TTACTCGACGAAAACAACCAGCTGATCCAGTGTATAATGGACTTCCAGAgtaaaggaaaaacagcagaatgtTCACA GTATCAACAAATGCTGCACAGGAATTTAGTGTACCTGGCGACGATAGCAGACTCCAATCAGAACATGCAGTCTCTCCTCCCTGCG CCGCCCACTCAAAACATGCCCATGGGCCCTGGTGGGATGAACCAAAGTGGACCCCCCCCTCAGCCTCCTCATGGTCACAACATGCCCTCTGAGGGTATGGTCAGTGGTGGCCCTCCAGCCCCACACATGCAGAACCAGATGAATGGACAGATGCCTG GGCCTAATCACATGCCAATGCAAGGTCCTGGTCCAGGCCCCAACCAGCCCCCGAACATGCCCAGTGGCTCTATGAATATGCCCCCCAGCAGCCATGGCTCGATGGGTGGTTACAATCACACTGTCCCTTCTTCCCAGGGCATACCAGCGCAGAGCCAAATGAACATGACCCAGGGCCAGCCCATGGGAAACTATGGGCCCCGGCCAAACATGAACATGCAGCCCAATCAAG GCCCCATGATGCATCAGCAGCCTCCCTCCCAGCAGTATAACATGCCTCCTGGTGGTGCTGGACAGCACTACCAAGGACAGCAGAACCCAATGGGCATGATGGGCCAGGTGAACCAAGGGAACCATGTCATGGGGCAGAGGCCAATGCCGCCTTACAGACCCCCACAGCAAG gACCCCCTCAGCAGTACCCAGGGCAGGAAGACTACTATGGGGACCAGTACAGTCACGCAGGACAGGGAGCCTCAGAAG GTAATGCCCAGTATggccagcagcaggaagcataCCAGCAAGGCCCTCCCCAGCAGCAGGGCTACCCGCCTCAACAGCAGTACCCGGGTCAACAGGGCTAcccaccacagcagcaggccTATG GTCCTTCCCAAAGTGCCCCAGGACAGTATCCTAACTATCCTCAGGGGCAGGGCCAGCAGTATGGGGCCTATCGCCCTCCTCAACCTGGACCCCCACAGGGCCAGCAGCAACGCCCCTATGGCTACGACCAG GGCCAGTATGGAAATTACCAGCAATGA
- the ss18 gene encoding protein SSXT isoform X3 — MSVAFAPHRQRGKGDITPAGIQKLLDENNQLIQCIMDFQSKGKTAECSQYQQMLHRNLVYLATIADSNQNMQSLLPAPPTQNMPMGPGGMNQSGPPPQPPHGHNMPSEGMVSGGPPAPHMQNQMNGQMPGPNHMPMQGPGPGPNQPPNMPSGSMNMPPSSHGSMGGYNHTVPSSQGIPAQSQMNMTQGQPMGNYGPRPNMNMQPNQGPMMHQQPPSQQYNMPPGGAGQHYQGQQNPMGMMGQVNQGNHVMGQRPMPPYRPPQQGNAQYGQQQEAYQQGPPQQQGYPPQQQYPGQQGYPPQQQAYGPSQSAPGQYPNYPQGQGQQYGAYRPPQPGPPQGQQQRPYGYDQGQYGNYQQ; from the exons ATGTCGGTGGCGTTTGCACCTCACAGGCAGCGTGGGAAGGGTGATATAACACCCGCTGGAATACAAAAG TTACTCGACGAAAACAACCAGCTGATCCAGTGTATAATGGACTTCCAGAgtaaaggaaaaacagcagaatgtTCACA GTATCAACAAATGCTGCACAGGAATTTAGTGTACCTGGCGACGATAGCAGACTCCAATCAGAACATGCAGTCTCTCCTCCCTGCG CCGCCCACTCAAAACATGCCCATGGGCCCTGGTGGGATGAACCAAAGTGGACCCCCCCCTCAGCCTCCTCATGGTCACAACATGCCCTCTGAGGGTATGGTCAGTGGTGGCCCTCCAGCCCCACACATGCAGAACCAGATGAATGGACAGATGCCTG GGCCTAATCACATGCCAATGCAAGGTCCTGGTCCAGGCCCCAACCAGCCCCCGAACATGCCCAGTGGCTCTATGAATATGCCCCCCAGCAGCCATGGCTCGATGGGTGGTTACAATCACACTGTCCCTTCTTCCCAGGGCATACCAGCGCAGAGCCAAATGAACATGACCCAGGGCCAGCCCATGGGAAACTATGGGCCCCGGCCAAACATGAACATGCAGCCCAATCAAG GCCCCATGATGCATCAGCAGCCTCCCTCCCAGCAGTATAACATGCCTCCTGGTGGTGCTGGACAGCACTACCAAGGACAGCAGAACCCAATGGGCATGATGGGCCAGGTGAACCAAGGGAACCATGTCATGGGGCAGAGGCCAATGCCGCCTTACAGACCCCCACAGCAAG GTAATGCCCAGTATggccagcagcaggaagcataCCAGCAAGGCCCTCCCCAGCAGCAGGGCTACCCGCCTCAACAGCAGTACCCGGGTCAACAGGGCTAcccaccacagcagcaggccTATG GTCCTTCCCAAAGTGCCCCAGGACAGTATCCTAACTATCCTCAGGGGCAGGGCCAGCAGTATGGGGCCTATCGCCCTCCTCAACCTGGACCCCCACAGGGCCAGCAGCAACGCCCCTATGGCTACGACCAG GGCCAGTATGGAAATTACCAGCAATGA
- the ss18 gene encoding protein SSXT isoform X2, protein MSVAFAPHRQRGKGDITPAGIQKLLDENNQLIQCIMDFQSKGKTAECSQYQQMLHRNLVYLATIADSNQNMQSLLPAPPTQNMPMGPGGMNQSGPPPQPPHGHNMPSEGMVSGGPPAPHMQNQMNGQMPGPNHMPMQGPGPGPNQPPNMPSGSMNMPPSSHGSMGGYNHTVPSSQGIPAQSQMNMTQGQPMGNYGPRPNMNMQPNQGPMMHQQPPSQQYNMPPGGAGQHYQGQQNPMGMMGQVNQGNHVMGQRPMPPYRPPQQGPPQQYPGQEDYYGDQYSHAGQGASEGNAQYGQQQEAYQQGPPQQQGYPPQQQYPGQQGYPPQQQAYGPSQSAPGQYPNYPQGQGQQYGAYRPPQPGPPQGQQQRPYGYDQGHMRK, encoded by the exons ATGTCGGTGGCGTTTGCACCTCACAGGCAGCGTGGGAAGGGTGATATAACACCCGCTGGAATACAAAAG TTACTCGACGAAAACAACCAGCTGATCCAGTGTATAATGGACTTCCAGAgtaaaggaaaaacagcagaatgtTCACA GTATCAACAAATGCTGCACAGGAATTTAGTGTACCTGGCGACGATAGCAGACTCCAATCAGAACATGCAGTCTCTCCTCCCTGCG CCGCCCACTCAAAACATGCCCATGGGCCCTGGTGGGATGAACCAAAGTGGACCCCCCCCTCAGCCTCCTCATGGTCACAACATGCCCTCTGAGGGTATGGTCAGTGGTGGCCCTCCAGCCCCACACATGCAGAACCAGATGAATGGACAGATGCCTG GGCCTAATCACATGCCAATGCAAGGTCCTGGTCCAGGCCCCAACCAGCCCCCGAACATGCCCAGTGGCTCTATGAATATGCCCCCCAGCAGCCATGGCTCGATGGGTGGTTACAATCACACTGTCCCTTCTTCCCAGGGCATACCAGCGCAGAGCCAAATGAACATGACCCAGGGCCAGCCCATGGGAAACTATGGGCCCCGGCCAAACATGAACATGCAGCCCAATCAAG GCCCCATGATGCATCAGCAGCCTCCCTCCCAGCAGTATAACATGCCTCCTGGTGGTGCTGGACAGCACTACCAAGGACAGCAGAACCCAATGGGCATGATGGGCCAGGTGAACCAAGGGAACCATGTCATGGGGCAGAGGCCAATGCCGCCTTACAGACCCCCACAGCAAG gACCCCCTCAGCAGTACCCAGGGCAGGAAGACTACTATGGGGACCAGTACAGTCACGCAGGACAGGGAGCCTCAGAAG GTAATGCCCAGTATggccagcagcaggaagcataCCAGCAAGGCCCTCCCCAGCAGCAGGGCTACCCGCCTCAACAGCAGTACCCGGGTCAACAGGGCTAcccaccacagcagcaggccTATG GTCCTTCCCAAAGTGCCCCAGGACAGTATCCTAACTATCCTCAGGGGCAGGGCCAGCAGTATGGGGCCTATCGCCCTCCTCAACCTGGACCCCCACAGGGCCAGCAGCAACGCCCCTATGGCTACGACCAG GGGCACATGAGGAAATAA
- the psma8 gene encoding proteasome subunit alpha-type 8, with the protein MAARYDRAITVFSPDGHLFQVEYAQEAVKKGSTAVGIRGKDIVVLGVEKKSVAKLQEERTVRKICALDEHVCMAFAGLTADARIVINRARVECQSHRLTVEDPVTVEYITRYIATLKQRYTQSNGRRPFGISALIVGFDYDGTPRLYQTDPSGTYHAWKANAIGRSAKTVREFLEKNYTDEAIAGDNEAIKLAIKALLEVVQSGGKNIELAVIRRNQPLKILESKEIETLVAEIEKEKEEEAEKKKQKKST; encoded by the exons ATGGCGGCAAGATATGACAGAGCTATTACTGTCTTTTCTCCCGATGGTCATCTTTTTCAAGTGGAGTATGCACAAGAAGCTGTAAAGAAAGGTTCCACGGCG gtGGGAATCAGAGGTAAAGACATCGTTGTCCTTGGCGTTGAGAAGAAGTCTGTAGcaaagctgcaggaggaaagGACTGTCCGTAAGATATGTGCCCTGGATGAGCATGTCTGCATGGCATTTGCAG GTCTGACAGCAGATGCCCGTATTGTGATAAATAGAGCTCGGGTTGAGTGCCAGAGCCACAGGCTAACTGTTGAGGACCCTGTCACAGTGGAATACATCACACGCTACATCGCAACGCTGAAACAG CGCTACACTCAGAGCAACGGACGCAGGCCTTTTGGCATCTCTGCATTAATTGTTGGCTTTGACTATGATGGGACTCCCAGGCTGTATCAGACAGACCCGTCAGGAACCTACCATGCCTGGAAG gctaACGCAATCGGCCGGAGCGCAAAAACGGTGAGAGAGTTCCTGGAGAAGAATTACACAGATGAAGCCATTGCTGGAGACAATGAGGCAATCAAGTTGGCTATCAAAGCTTTGCTCGAG gtCGTCCAGTCAGGAGGGAAAAATATTGAACTTGCCGTGATCAGACGGAATCAGCCACTGAAG ATTTTGGAATCCAAGGAAATTGAGACCCTGGTGGCTGAGAttgagaaggaaaaagaggaagaggcagagaagaagaagcagaaaaagtcCACTTGA
- the ss18 gene encoding protein SSXT isoform X4 → MSVAFAPHRQRGKGDITPAGIQKLLDENNQLIQCIMDFQSKGKTAECSQYQQMLHRNLVYLATIADSNQNMQSLLPAPPTQNMPMGPGGMNQSGPPPQPPHGHNMPSEGMVSGGPPAPHMQNQMNGQMPGPNHMPMQGPGPGPNQPPNMPSGSMNMPPSSHGSMGGYNHTVPSSQGIPAQSQMNMTQGQPMGNYGPRPNMNMQPNQGPMMHQQPPSQQYNMPPGGAGQHYQGQQNPMGMMGQVNQGNHVMGQRPMPPYRPPQQGNAQYGQQQEAYQQGPPQQQGYPPQQQYPGQQGYPPQQQAYGPSQSAPGQYPNYPQGQGQQYGAYRPPQPGPPQGQQQRPYGYDQGHMRK, encoded by the exons ATGTCGGTGGCGTTTGCACCTCACAGGCAGCGTGGGAAGGGTGATATAACACCCGCTGGAATACAAAAG TTACTCGACGAAAACAACCAGCTGATCCAGTGTATAATGGACTTCCAGAgtaaaggaaaaacagcagaatgtTCACA GTATCAACAAATGCTGCACAGGAATTTAGTGTACCTGGCGACGATAGCAGACTCCAATCAGAACATGCAGTCTCTCCTCCCTGCG CCGCCCACTCAAAACATGCCCATGGGCCCTGGTGGGATGAACCAAAGTGGACCCCCCCCTCAGCCTCCTCATGGTCACAACATGCCCTCTGAGGGTATGGTCAGTGGTGGCCCTCCAGCCCCACACATGCAGAACCAGATGAATGGACAGATGCCTG GGCCTAATCACATGCCAATGCAAGGTCCTGGTCCAGGCCCCAACCAGCCCCCGAACATGCCCAGTGGCTCTATGAATATGCCCCCCAGCAGCCATGGCTCGATGGGTGGTTACAATCACACTGTCCCTTCTTCCCAGGGCATACCAGCGCAGAGCCAAATGAACATGACCCAGGGCCAGCCCATGGGAAACTATGGGCCCCGGCCAAACATGAACATGCAGCCCAATCAAG GCCCCATGATGCATCAGCAGCCTCCCTCCCAGCAGTATAACATGCCTCCTGGTGGTGCTGGACAGCACTACCAAGGACAGCAGAACCCAATGGGCATGATGGGCCAGGTGAACCAAGGGAACCATGTCATGGGGCAGAGGCCAATGCCGCCTTACAGACCCCCACAGCAAG GTAATGCCCAGTATggccagcagcaggaagcataCCAGCAAGGCCCTCCCCAGCAGCAGGGCTACCCGCCTCAACAGCAGTACCCGGGTCAACAGGGCTAcccaccacagcagcaggccTATG GTCCTTCCCAAAGTGCCCCAGGACAGTATCCTAACTATCCTCAGGGGCAGGGCCAGCAGTATGGGGCCTATCGCCCTCCTCAACCTGGACCCCCACAGGGCCAGCAGCAACGCCCCTATGGCTACGACCAG GGGCACATGAGGAAATAA